A region of Brienomyrus brachyistius isolate T26 unplaced genomic scaffold, BBRACH_0.4 scaffold66, whole genome shotgun sequence DNA encodes the following proteins:
- the tdrd6 gene encoding tudor domain-containing 6 isoform X2, which yields MCSIPGLPTPGASVTVLITRVNLNPLCILVELWGNFYQEREPGYQQLKKAIQFPKERFREFDGNPGDLCLVQVFETWYRGRVVSRNGSNYSVFLIDEGRTIGATTCTLAWGSNDFFQLPPEIEFCVLANVLPLSSENRWSPMALEFLKSLCGKTFDGYIQDVLVPHRAFLVDIPSISKQMYEMGFAKKLSIEKFKLFVSRSLQSISGDVDSVDCHEENRRGNEQVGSLTQDEKWQRYLYPELQTETVETVIVTEVTNPLRIFCQLKVFSQELKKLTDQITQHYEGRVRMETMKAEILGHPCAARGSDGKWYRSVLQQILASSSLVEVLHVDYGKKDFVKLENIKPLAAEFFKMPVVTYVCSLYGIFDKGVGWTAAQVEYLKSLLLHRTVIAKFEYQSLSEGVHYVTLFGDENVNINNLFGMKERCLLETEKSLEEFAIQQPPSSQISQGPLESEKMSSAIHASASQNIEAEHLTMNSSHVGVVQYINNPSEFWIQTQRYGAEFDKLMQGIDDLYSHSVSTEGLVNNPTVGLFCAARSQDNDFYRAVVQEVIGKHIKVYFVDYGNVEVVDQYNLRVLPDKYQELPALALKCALSGVKPKDGKWSQSAIVFFSKAVENKLLDIHVMEKSQDTYIVQLTDPTVHGERNVGKMLCGAGSAECTDYKKSSTQLGKKPVAEDSIVHCFERNQMKHEGTPTLPRSLPTTVTDARSVFKEHLFPIGSSVEVSVSHIKSPNDFWCQMAQNAGSLKLLMEDLQRHYANSKPQQLVEAACVARLPDSGMWYRALIISRHASPYVDVFFIDFGWTEKIPLEDLRPINPIFLKLKGQAFRCSLYNLIHPVDHSALEWSDVAKLEFQNFVDSAAFSHLSLKCTIYAVMCDSENVVFNVVDLETPFQNVCTLLVQKGLANRGLPKKVPHPPFRLDTYYYSTHDVKTGAEEMVQVTFVKSVNHFYCQLRRNSDIIDNLVEKVNYVCRQLQCIDCPKTFGTVCFAKYTDGQWYRGQIKSIHPRIQVHFVDYGDTLDMDKSDLLPIPIEAGEIMSVPVQAIECALSDIPEEVSCEVNRWFEKNVTDHCFTALVVAKEPCGKLIVELYDGKTQLNLMVKGKFHIETPKSGCFSFDGYEKPKNTHDLPVSYRATGQKRSYHKQVIETKCKSAKCMPDTGSGDVVVVQNQQKTKTYSSVGIQWEPLVTTEQSNSLEELDPYSESPARNFAGECERNITVSSKMQGKSFPKLKQLPLKAIEAGSISEVYISHINNPSSFFVQLIEDEEEMYSLLNKINGNQSAGTDVYMDALQEGDLVNAVFPVDGFWYRGVVRNVFRNGGVCIEFIDFGNTATVSHSEISRVDDELLTHPRLSIHCSLSALPFVNEEVAWNQEDVANFKKTVGDENKLMCTFIKQVESVWEVSLEDRGMVIADVLFKNSATVTACDTVLEDPQTIIASDKSETVISSYKLPEIFEGQAFDVYASCITGPHYFWCQYADTDELQRITKAAEDFGKAAEQNNSWVESVSPGSPCLALFEDEQWYRAVVIAKTDKALSVLFVDYGNECDVDINKVKQVPPELMESPPQAFLCLLSGFDASLGSWDDNALEHFTFVIDDLLKVTIVKAEDFMDYRIPPFQVSLECKGQVLNDAMRPYWKIFASSVDSIYTCIEQYSPEEGAAAHGSSSIALLGIESNGEQTTTDASSEELCEKSTECILHNQSNLNLPENKPAEEHNQNPSILVELQSEEEQNKEEKNLSVNSCHEEGLEDGSPVLSVRDNEKGEEGEFMEEKETEEPTKVTEENPNTISEDLFGQEEPESSPLEMLANEEGDVCRHIAQMKATSSSLKMNTEEDIMGSNSPTSDLLQDMMEEGEKHHANENESHMEQAYLLDGMNTPVCRDNENGQLVEEDKQPDQGIFKESSRLFGEDVRLLSISAREDAEECIVTQPNSSSQSRFGRLKISEDQPVLGSECIIWSYVHNIWCRAKVFELFDDSVKVLLLDHDGDAIVDLQNIFRKAPEDAFQESSVLDCNGLQQEPCEADGTMGSGNDLSTAATSKEVTFDSVKVALFAESEETGLEEQIGNDRDVTALDVKSVAETKPAVYGSGDESFGEQLSKVMHLTLKIEKLTDDDVSGKENRMGGERKK from the exons ATGTGTTCTATTCCTGGGCTTCCAACACCTGGTGCAAGTGTAACTGTCCTAATTACTAGGGTAAATTTAAACCCACTCTGTATTCTTGTGGAACTCTGGGGTAATTTTTACCAAGAAAGAGAACCTGGTTACCAACAACTGAAAAAAGCAATCCAGTTTCCAAAAGAACGATTTCGGGAATTTGATGGAAATCCTGGAGATCTGTGTCTGGTTCAGGTTTTTGAGACTTGGTATAGAGGTCGTGTTGTTTCTAGAAATGGATCCAATTATAGTGTGTTCCTTATTGATGAAGGCAGAACCATTGGTGCCACTACCTGCACTTTGGCATGGGGTTCCAATGACTTTTTCCAACTTCCTCCTGAAATTGAGTTCTGTGTTCTTGCTAATGTGCTGCCGTTATCTTCTGAAAACAGGTGGTCTCCAATGGCTTTAGAATTCCTGAAATCCCTTTGTGGTAAAACCTTTGATGGATATATCCAAGATGTGTTGGTGCCTCACAGGGCATTCCTTGTTGATATCCCATCCATCTCTAAACAGATGTATGAAATGGGATTTGCTAAAAAACTGTCCATCGAAAAGTTTAAGCTCTTTGTTTCAAGGTCATTGCAGTCCATCAGTGGAGATGTAGATTCTGTTGATTGTCATGAAGAAAACAGGCGGGGAAATGAACAGGTTGGAAGTCTCACTCAGGATGAGAAATGGCAGCGCTATCTTTATCCAGAGCTGCAAACTGAAACTGTTGAAACTGTAATTGTCACTGAAGTCACCAATCCGCTACGTATTTTTTGTCAGCTGAAGGTTTTCTCTCAGGAGCTGAAGAAATTAACTGATCAGATTACTCAGCATTATGAAGGAAGAGTCAGAATGGAGACAATGAAAGCAGAAATCTTGGGTCACCCATGTGCTGCTAGAGGAAGTGATGGAAAGTGGTATAGATCAGTCTTGCAGCAGATCCTTGCATCCAGTAGTCTGGTCGAAGTCCTTCATGTAGATTATGGAAAGAAAGACTTTGTAAAACTTGAGAACATCAAGCCACTGGCAGCGGAGTTCTTTAAAATGCCTGTTGTGACATATGTTTGCTCCCTTTATGGTATTTTTGATAAAGGTGTTGGTTGGACAGCTGCTCAGGTTGAATACCTAAAATCTCTACTTCTGCACCGTACCGTGATTGCTAAATTTGAGTACCAGAGTCTGTCAGAAGGTGTGCACTATGTAACACTCTTTGGAGATGAAAATGTGAATATCAACAACCTGTTTGGTATGAAGGAAAGATGTCTGCTTGAAACTGAAAAATCTTTGGAAGAATTTGCAATTCAACAACCACCCTCTTCGCAGATATCTCAGGGTCCACTGGAAAGTGAGAAAATGAGTTCTGCAATCCATGCAAGTGCTTCACAAAACATTGAGGCAGAACATCTTACAATGAACTCCTCTCACGTTGGAGTTGTACAGTACATTAATAACCCATCTGAATTCTGGATTCAGACACAACGATATGGTGCTGAATTTGATAAGCTAATGCAGGGTATTGATGATCTGTACAGTCATTCAGTAAGTACTGAAGGACTTGTGAATAACCCCACAGTTGGTCTGTTTTGTGCTGCCAGGTCACAGGACAATGATTTTTATAGGGCTGTTGTCCAGGAAGTCATTGGTAAGCACATTAAGGTATATTTTGTGGACTATGGAAACGTGGAGGTGGTTGATCAGTATAACTTAAGAGTCCTGCCTGACAAGTACCAAGAGTTGCCAGCGTTGGCACTAAAATGCGCGTTGTCTGGTGTCAAGCCAAAAGATGGGAAATGGAGCCAGAGTGCAATAGTTTTCTTTTCTAAAGCTGTTGAAAACAAGTTGTTAGATATACATGTTATGGAGAAGTCTCAGGACACATACATTGTGCAGTTAACTGATCCCACTGTACATGGTGAAAGAAATGTTGGCAAAATGCTTTGTGGTGCAGGTTCGGCTGAGTGTACTGATTATAAGAAATCTTCAACACAATTAGGTAAAAAGCCTGTTGCAGAGGACTCCATTGTCCATTGCTTTGAAAGAAACCAGATGAAACATGAAGGGACTCCAACTCTTCCCAGAAGTCTTCCCACTACAGTGACTGATGCCAGGTCTGTTTTTAAGGAACACTTATTTCCAATTGGAAGTTCAGTGGAAGTTAGTGTGTCGCACATTAAAAGTCCAAATGACTTTTGGTGTCAAATGGCCCAAAATGCAGGAAGCCTGAAGTTGCTCATGGAAGACCTTCAGAGGCACTATGCTAACAGTAAACCTCAGCAGCTTGTGGAAGCTGCGTGTGTTGCTAGGCTTCCCGACAGTGGAATGTGGTATCGGGCACTTATAATTTCCAGACATGCATCCCCATACGTTGATGTGTTCTTTATAGATTTTGGATGGACAGAGAAGATCCCCCTTGAAGACCTTCGTCCAATTAATCCAATCTTTCTAAAACTAAAAGGCCAGGCTTTTCGATGTAGCTTGTACAACTTGATCCATCCCGTGGATCATTCTGCTTTAGAATGGAGTGATGTAGCTAAGTTAGAGTTTCAAAATTTTGTAGATTCTGCAGCTTTCAGTCACCTGAGCTTGAAGTGCACTATTTATGCTGTGATGTGTGACTCTGAAAATGTTGTCTTCAATGTGGTTGATCTTGAAACTCCCTTTCAAAATGTTTGTACTTTGTTGGTACAAAAGGGATTAGCTAATCGTGGCCTTCCGAAAAAGGTGCCTCATCCCCCATTCCGCCTGGATACGTACTACTATTCGACACATGATGTCAAAACCGGAGCAGAGGAGATGGTGCAGGTTACCTTTGTGAAAAGTGTGAACCATTTTTATTGCCAGCTGAGGAGAAATTCAGATATAATTGACAATCTTGTAGAAAAAGTGAATTATGTCTGCCGTCAGCTTCAGTGCATTGACTGTCCTAAAACGTTTGGAACGGTCTGCTTTGCCAAGTACACTGATGGACAGTGGTACAGAGGTCAGATTAAATCCATACATCCCAGAATACAGGTGCACTTTGTGGACTATGGTGACACATTAGATATGGATAAATCTGACCTGCTTCCCATTCCTATTGAAGCAGGTGAGATAATGTCTGTGCCTGTCCAGGCAATCGAATGTGCCCTCTCTGACATCCCAGAAGAGGTATCCTGTGAAGTCAATAGGTGGTTTGAGAAAAATGTCACTGACCATTGCTTCACAGCACTAGTGGTGGCAAAAGAGCCTTGTGGAAAACTGATTGTGGAGCTTTATGATGGCAAAACACAATTAAATTTGATGGTCAAAGGGAAGTTTCACATTGAGACCCCTAAAAGTGGGTGTTTTTCATTTGATGGATATGAGAAACCTAAAAACACGCACGATCTGCCCGTCAGCTATAGAGCAACTGGTCAAAAGAGGAGTTACCATAAACAAGTGATTGAGACAAAGTGTAAGTCTGCTAAATGTATGCCAGATACTGGAAGTGGTGATGTAGTAGTTGTACAAAAtcagcaaaaaacaaaaacgtaCAGTAGTGTTGGAATTCAGTGGGAACCACTTGTTACGACGGAACAGTCAAATTCACTTGAAGAACTGGATCCATACAGTGAATCACCTGCAAGAAATTTTGCTGGAGAATGTGAAAGGAACATCACTGTATCTTCAAAAATGCAGGGAAAGAGCTTCCCAAAGCTGAAACAACTCCCATTAAAGGCTATTGAAGCAGGCTCAATATCTGAGGTCTACATCTCCCACATCAATAATCCATCAAGCTTCTTCGTACAGTTAATTGAGGATGAGGAAGAAATGTATTCACTTTTGAATAAAATAAATGGTAATCAATCTGCCGGCACCGATGTCTACATGGATGCATTGCAGGAAGGTGATTTGGTGAATGCAGTTTTTCCAGTTGATGGCTTTTGGTACCGTGGAGTAGTGCGGAATGTGTTTAGAAATGGCGGAGTATGCATTGAGTTCATAGACTTTGGAAATACGGCAACTGTTTCACATTCGGAAATATCAAGAGTTGATGATGAATTATTGACTCATCCAAGGCTAAGCATTCATTGCTCCCTTAGTGCACTTCCTTTTGTCAACGAAGAGGTAGCATGGAACCAGGAAGATGTAgcaaactttaaaaaaactgttGGTGATGAGAATAAACTGATGTGCACATTCATTAAACAGGTGGAATCTGTTTGGGAAGTCTCACTGGAGGATCGAGGTATGGTTATAGCTGATGTTTTGTTTAAAAATTCTGCTACTGTAACAGCATGTGACACCGTACTAGAAGATCCACAAACCATCATTGCATCTGATAAGTCTGAAACTGTGATTTCTTCATACAAACTACCAGAAATCTTTGAAGGGCAAGCCTTTGATGTTTATGCATCTTGTATAACTGGACCTCATTACTTCTGGTGCCAGTATGCAGATACAGATGAGCTTCAGAGAATAACGAAAGCTGCTGAAGATTTTGGAAAAGCTGCCGAGCAGAACAACTCTTGGGTTGAGTCTGTTAGTCCAGGAAGCCCATGCCTTGCTTTGTTTGAAGATGAACAGTGGTATCGTGCAGTGGTAATAGCAAAAACTGATAAGGCCTTATCTGTTCTCTTTGTGGATTATGGGAATGAGTGTGATGTAGATATAAACAAAGTGAAACAAGTGCCACCTGAACTCATGGAAAGTCCTCCTCAGGCCTTCTTGTGCCTCCTAAGTGGTTTTGATGCTTCATTAGGCTCCTGGGATGACAACGCATTGGAGCATTTCACCTTTGTTATAGATGATCTTTTGAAAGTCACTATTGTGAAAGCGGAGGACTTCATGGACTATAGAATACCACCATTCCAGGTCAGCCTTGAATGTAAAggccaagttttaaatgatgCAATGAGACCTTACTGGAAGATTTTTGCTTCAAGTGTTGATTCCATTTATACATGCATTGAACAGTACTCTCCTGAAGAAGGTGCAGCTGCACATGGCAGCTCCTCCATAGCATTGCTTGGTATAGAATCGAATGGGGAGCAAACGACTACAGATGCAAGTTCCGAGGAACTCTGTGAGAAAAGCACCGAGTGTATCCTTCACAATCAGTCAAATCTAAACCTTCCTGAAAATAAACCTGCTGAAGAACACAACCAGAACCCAAGTATTTTGGTAGAACTTCAGAGTGAAGAGGAACAGAACAAGGAAGAGAAAAACCTGAGTGTAAATAGTTGTCATGAAGAGGGTCTTGAAGATGGTTCACCAGTGTTAAGTGTACGGGATAATGAAAAGGGTGAGGAGGGAGAATTTATGGAAGAAAAGGAAACCGAAGAGCCTACGAAGGTCACGGAGGAAAACCCAAATACAATATCTGAAGACCTTTTTGGTCAAGAGGAGCCAGAATCTTCCCCTTTGGAAATGCTTGCTAATGAAGAAGGTGACGTGTGCAGGCATATTGCACAGATGAAAGCAACCAGTTCTTCTTTAAAGATGAATACAGAGGAAGACATTATGGGTTCCAATTCACCCACCAGTGACTTATTGCAGGACATGATGGAAGAAGGGGAAAAGCATCATGCAAATGAAAATGAGAGTCATATGGAACAGGCTTACCTACTGGATGGAATGAATACTCCAGTCTGTCGGGACAATGAAAACGGCCAATTGGTTGAAGAGGATAAGCAGCCGGACCAGGGGATTTTCAAGGAGAGCTCAAGATTATTCGGGGAAGATGTGAGACTGCTCTCCATTTCTGCCCGTGAAGATGCTGAAGAGTGCATAGTGACTCAACCAAACTCGAGTAGTCAGTCAC GTTTTGGTAGACTGAAAATCTCTGAAGACCAGCCTGTCCTTGGATCGGAGTGCATTATTTGGTCATATGTACACAACATTTGGTGCAGAGCAAAGGTTTTCGAATTATTTGATGATTCAGTGAAG GTTCTTCTATTGGACCATGATGGCGATGCAATCGTGGACTTGCAGAACATCTTCAGAAAGGCACCTGAAGATGCATTTCAG GAATCAAGTGTCCTTGACTGTAATGGACTCCAGCAAG aaCCCTGTGAAGCTGATGGAACCATGGGCTCTGGCAATGACCTGTCGACAGCAGCCACTTCCAAAGAA GTGACGTTTGATTCCGTTAAAGTGGCTTTATTTGCTGAAAGTGAAGAAACAG GACTGGAAGAACAAATCGGAAACGACAGGGACGTGACTGCTTTGGATGTGAAATCAGTG GCTGAAACAAAGCCTGCTGTGTATGGATCAGGGGACGAGTCATTTG gtgaacAGCTGTCCAAGGTGATGCATCTAACACTAAAAATTGAAAAGCTAACAGATGATGATGTGTCTGGAAAGGAGAACAGAATGGGTGGTGAAAGAAAGAAGTAA